In the Oryza glaberrima chromosome 6, OglaRS2, whole genome shotgun sequence genome, one interval contains:
- the LOC127778070 gene encoding uncharacterized protein LOC127778070, with translation MAHASPSPMDCHHHRRQLLLRSPSRRSSPPGALAHADERLHHHRFLRPGALARLRDSKVIARSLRSAAAAAAVAVPASPPARTLPPSSPPPTAAAAAGDGAGVPHFLGAVRGPRYPLRKKLAAARTVVFLPPPPTTAADAAEVFMDAFAVAAPSEMLAAH, from the coding sequence ATGGCGCACGCGTCTCCCTCTCCCATGgactgccaccaccaccgccgccagctgctgctgcgctcCCCGTCGCGGAGGTCCTCGCCGCCGGGGGCCCTGGCCCAcgccgacgagcgcctccaccaccaccgcttccTCCGCCCCGGCGCGCTCGCGCGGCTGCGCGACTCCAAGGTCATCGCCCGCtcgctccggtccgccgccgccgccgcggcggtggccgtgcccgcgtcgccgcccgcgcgcacgctcccgccgtcctcgcctcccccgaccgccgccgcggcggcgggagatggCGCCGGCGTGCCGCATTTTCTTGGGGCTGTGAGGGGGCCGAGGTACCCGCTCCGGAAGAAGCTGGCCGCGGCCAGGACCGTGGTgttcctgccgccgccgccgacgacggcggcggacgccgcCGAGGTGTTCATGGACGCgttcgcggtggcggcgccgtcggAGATGCTCGCCGCGCACTGA